One Ranitomeya variabilis isolate aRanVar5 chromosome 5, aRanVar5.hap1, whole genome shotgun sequence DNA window includes the following coding sequences:
- the LOC143774675 gene encoding olfactory receptor 1468-like: protein MTMEYNITIVTEIILLGFQNFQSVKKVFFFLMLLTYCFTVCGNLLIILVVSSSQSLHSPMYFFLTQLSFSDILLSTTIVPNLLHIVLFEGSSVSFTGCLTQFYCFSATESIECLLLTVMSYDRYQAICHPLHYTSVITVRFCVTSIFLSWIFVFLVILTISVTMGHLLFCGPNIIDHFFCDFDPILALSCSDTFIVKMESQLIAVPLVICPFMVIIISYVSIIITILKIPSVTGRQKTFSTCSSHLAVVSLYYGSLISIYLLPNMNNAKKVLSLFYNVVTPLINPMIYSLRNKDIKKALMKKLRQMHNKFHKC, encoded by the coding sequence ATGACAATGGAGTATAACATCACCATCGTGACTGAAATAATTCTTTTGGGTTTTCAAAATTTCCAAAGTGTAAAGAAAGTTTTCTTCTTTTTGATGCTTCTGACCTATTGTTTCACTGTATGTGGAAACCTCCTGATCATTCTGGTGGTGTCCTCCAGCCAATCGCTCCATTCTCCCATGTACTTCTTCCTCACACAACTCTCCTTCTCAGATATTCTACTCTCCACCACCATCGTTCCTAACCTGCTCCATATTGTGCTCTTTGAGGGAAGTTCTGTCTCTTTTACTGGATGTTTGACTCAATTTTATTGTTTCTCAGCTACAGAATCAATAGAATGTCTTCTGCTGACTGTGATGTCCTACGACCGGTATCAGGCCATCTGTCACCCACTACACTACACCTCAGTCATCACAGTTAGATTTTGTGTAACAAGCATTTTTCTTTCTTGGATTTTTGTATTTCTTGTAATTTTGACTATTTCAGTCACAATGGGTCATTTACTATTCTGTGGACCAAATATCATTGACCATTTCTTCTGTGACTTTGACCCAATACTTGCACTTTCCTGTTCAGACACTTTTATAGTGAAGATGGAAAGTCAGTTAATAGCTGTTCCTTTAGTTATTTGCCCATTCATGGTTATAATAATTTCATATGTATCTATAATTATCACCATATTGAAGATCCCCTCTGTGACCGGGAGGCAGAAGACCTTCTCCACCTGCAGCTCCCACCTGGCTGTGGTGTCCTTGTATTATGGGTCACTTATTAGTATCTATTTATTGCCAAATATGAACAACGCAAAGAAAGTTCTCTCACTTTTCTACAATGTTGTAACTCCTCTAATTAACCCCATGATATACAGCTTGAGGAATAAAGATATTAAGAAGGCCTTAATGAAGAAACTACGTCAAATGCACAATAAATTCCACAAATGTTAG